Genomic segment of Streptomyces roseifaciens:
AAGCCGCTGACTGGCTCACCGCCACGGCAGCCGGTGAGATCTGACCCCGAGCCGGACACGCCACGGGCCCCTGGGGATCAGCTGTGACATCCCCGAGGGCCCGCCTGTCGAAAGCGCCGTGCTCAGCGGCGTTTGCTCCACAGAGGAGGGAGCCAGAGGCCCAGGGACGGAAGATCGGTATGACGGCCACCGAATGCGCGCATGGGGCACTGGGGGGCGGGGCGGTGCTGTCCCGGTTCATGGGCTGGGGCGGGTCCGGCCGAGGAGGAGTGGGGCTTCGCCCAGTGGGCCGTCTTCGATCCAGAGGTGGTGGGCGGACAGGATCGTGCGCAGGGCCTGGTTCATGGCGGCCTGCTGCGTGTGGCACAGCTCCGGTGGCAGGTGGCAGGTGGTGGGTGGCGGCCGGGTCCTGCTGCCAGACCGCACGGAGCGTGCCGCGGCTGCCTGGTACGGGGGCCAGGCCCACCTCGGTCTCCTCCCCGTCCGTGGCCGCCTCGGTGTCGTACGTCGCGCCGTCGGTCCCCGTCAGGGACAGTACTTACAGGTCGGGGTGGGCGGCGGCCTCAACGGTAGGCACGCCTCCGTTGCCGACCCCCGCCACGACCGGCAGTCGGTCCCCGCGAGGGATACGGCGTTCCTTCCTCACCCGGCCCAGGATCAGGTCGGTGAGGGAGTCGGCGACGAGTTCGGCGCCGATGCTCTGCTCGTGGTCGACGAGGACGAGTTGCCCGACGTGTCCACGAGGGCCGGGGGTCAGGTCGATTGGCAGCCCGTCCCCGCCGTTGCCGCCGAAGACGATCCAGCGGGGTGAGCCGACCAAACCTTGCACTGCGGCGTCCGGCGGGGTGATGACTGCTTTCGTCTCCGGGAGCGCCCAGTGGGAGTGACGGGCGGCCCCGTCGACGCTGTGCAGGTACTCCAAGGAGGACAGCTCGCAGCCGATCGCCTGGGTGACGCGGTGCGCTGCCTTGTAGTCGTCGGCCCAGTCCTCCCACCGGGCCCGCGTCACGCGGTAGAGCACCTTGACCTCGTCGGGCAGCGTGACGCCGAGGCGCGTCCCGGTGGCGGCGACCTCCTCGTCCGTCGCGCCGATGGAGTCGGGCAACCGCTCGCGCAGTGTCCGCTCCAGCAACTCCAGGTCCGCCGGCGGGGCCGGCGTCGCCTCGGGCGTCGGATCGGGGAGGCGGCGCCAGGGCTCGGGAACGGAGCTGTCGACCAGGACGAGCACTCCCAGGTGCGAGGAGGCGATGGCGGTTCCAATGCAGGGCTGGACGAGATCGATGTGAGCGCGGTCCGTCCGTCCGGCTGAGGCTGGATGTCCGCCGTGAACGTGACGTCTTCGGTCTTGTCGCGCGCCAGCGCATTCTGTACGCGCTCCACCGTGTACCGCTCCGCCGACGACATGCGTCCCCGCAGGCCCAGGCTCCAGCTGTACCGCCCGATGCGTCCCGTAACGCGGATGGAACGGACAGCCTGCATGCCGGGACGGCTGTCCAGCAGGAGCCGCAGCAGAGGTGCCCAGGTCGCGAAGTCGCGCACCCACGGCACAGAGGAGCTCAGATCAACCATGCGCAGACGTACGCGACACTACTGACACTTCGGCCTCATGACGGCGGGCGCCAGCACCAATGAGGGCGCCCGGCGACGGCCTTCGACGCCGAGTCGTCCACCGGCTGCCGACTGGTCTACGGAACGGTCTCGGCTCCCGACCACACGTGGCCCTCGCGCCATTGGGACCCGTCCCAGACCATGACGTGGGCCTGCGCTCCGTAGCGACCGGGTCCGCAGGACGCCGATCCGCCGTAGTCGAAAACGATCGAAGGGCCGTAGGGGCTGCCCAGGTCACCACCCGTCTGGCCGGTGGGGCCGAACTTCCAGTCGGAGCTCCGGCACAGCTGCCACTCGGACCCGTTCCAGCGGAACACATGGACCTGCACGCCGGCCTGGCTGGCCGGCTTGGTGAGCCCGGTGCCACAGCCCTGGGTCAGCGCGTAGGCGTTCCCGTACGCGAGATTGCCGGAGAACACGTTCGGCCGGGCGTGGTCGATGCCCGCGTCGCCCTGGACGCACAAGCCCGGGCCGTTGTACAAGGTGACTCCCCGGGCCCAGGTATAGGCGTGCGCCGACTGCGTCCAGACGGCCGCAAACAGCAGCGCGAAGACCGCGCACAACATGGCTCTCAGCAACGAGCGAATCTTGGTCATGATCTCTCCGTTCCTCGCATGAACCGAGGTCCGGATCCGGCCACTCCCAGCGTTTCACCACGCTTCGACTCGTGCAAACGGGCCGGAACAGCGGCTGAATGCCCGGCCGCCGGTGCATGGGCGGTTGGGGGAGAAGGAGGCGGTGGCGCGTTGAGGAGCTCGGGCATGGTGATCCCTACTTCGGGGATCGTCACCCTCTTGTCCTTGTTGAAGGCTTGGCGGGCGTCCGGTCCTGGTGGAGGCAGGTGTCGTGACTGGTGGTCAGTAAGAGGTGGAAGTCTGGTATGTCCTTGATTGCTGGGGTGTGTCTTTGTGCTCCTGGGGGCGTTTCCGCGTGGTCGTGGTTTGTTCGTCATTGTTGCCGCTGTGCGGACGGCTGGCAGGAGTGCGGACGACTTGTTTGTGTGTCCCGGTGAGTGGTTCCTGGTGCTGATATGGGTGCTACCGCCGCTGATCGCGCTGGGCGCGGTTTGTTTCCGCCGGAGGCTTCCTCGCGGGTGCAACGCAGCCCGAGGGGCTTCAGGATGGGGCCGCCGGCTTTGATCTGCTCGAGACGGGGGAGGGGAGTGAGGAGCGAATGCGGTCACCGGTGCCCTCGCCGATCAGGGATTCCAGGGGTGACGGCTGGCTTGGCCGGGCCCAGGGCGGCTGACTCGGCCTCGGTGGCGCCCGGGCGGAGTGGGTGGTCGCAGTGTTCGGCGGGCAGTTGGTTGGCGGTGAGCATGGTCTGCGGTTCGTGGTGCTGGATCGCGGTCTCGTGGACGCTGTTACCCGGTAAGCGGCTTGTAAGTGGACTGCGGCGCATGGTCGTCACCGTTCGGGTGGGCGCGCCGGCGTACGGGCGCTCGGCCCGAGCGTGTTTCCGGGTCGCGTGTTTCCGCGCTGGGCGTGGGGTACATGTCGGCCCTGCGCGAGTACAGCGTCGGCAGGTGCCAGTGCCGCAGGACGGACCGGGTTGGGTCGATGCCGATGCCGATGCCGATGCCGATGCCGATGCCGAAGCCGGAGGTCCGGGGTGCCAGGGGGGCCTGTGCCGAGGTGGCGGTCGTACGGGCTTATGGCCGGTGCAGGAGGAGTTCTGTGTTCTGGTCCGTCGGTGTTCCGGGGAAGCTCGGGTCGGCGCCCTGGGCGTTGGCTGCGAGCTCCCGGTAGAGGGAGGCGAGGCCGGTCTGTGAGAAGTCGTGGTGGTAGGAGCGGGGCGGGGCCGCTGACTCGATCAGTGTGGTGAACAGGGACA
This window contains:
- a CDS encoding SMI1/KNR4 family protein, encoding MLVLVDSSVPEPWRRLPDPTPEATPAPPADLELLERTLRERLPDSIGATDEEVAATGTRLGVTLPDEVKVLYRVTRARWEDWADDYKAAHRVTQAIGCELSSLEYLHSVDGAARHSHWALPETKAVITPPDAAVQGLVGSPRWIVFGGNGGDGLPIDLTPGPRGHVGQLVLVDHEQSIGAELVADSLTDLILGRVRKERRIPRGDRLPVVAGVGNGGVPTVEAAAHPDL